The region GGCTGCACCTGGATCGCGGTGACCTCGGGGGCCACCGCGTGGAGGGGCCACAGCAGGGTGGTGGCCCCGTAGGCGAAGACCACGAACGCGATGATCGCCGTGGGCACGAGCACGCTCGGTCGCCAGGGCGACCGGCGCGGCGGGTCGGCGAGCAGGCTCACCTCGACCGGCACGTAGGGGGAGCCGGCCGCGACGAGGTCGCGGGGGATCGCGACCGGGGTGACGTCGGTGTCGGCGAGCCACGACAGCGCGGGGCGCTCTCCCGCGGCAGCGGGGGGGACGGATGCCGCCGCAGCGGCCGCGATCGGCTCCTCGGCTGCCGCCGGGGCGTCGTCACCGTGGAACGGGCTCTCCGGCGCGATGCGGACAGCAGGCGCCTCGGCGGAGGCGGTGTCGACCGTGCCCCCGGGAGACGTGTCGACCTCGGGTGCGGCGCGCCCACCGGCGCCCGGCGGGACATCGATCGCCCCCGACCGCATACGCCGCTCGCGGCGCGTGAGCGCAGCGGCGTCGTCGAGGGTCATCCGCTCAATTTACCTGCCGCACGCGCGGCTATACTCATCGGACAACCACGGGAGTCCGTCGAGTCGGGCTGAGAGGAAGCGAATCGCGCTTCGACCGTCGAACCTGATCCGGATCATGCCGGCGCAGGGAGGAGAGAACATGCACGCGTCCACGTCTGCCCACGCGGCACCCGCGACTGCCCACCGCTTCCGCTGGCGGGTCGTCGACATCGTCGTCGCCGCCGTCCTCGGCGTCGCGCTGGGCCTCGTCTTCTGGGCCTGGAACACCGTCGGCTACGCCTGGTTCACCGCGATGGACGCCCTGACCCCCGGCCTCGGCGGCATCGCCGTCGGCATCTGGCTGATCGGCGGAGTCATCGGCGGCCTGGTGATCCGCAAGCCCGGTGCCGCACTGCTCGTCGAAGTGCTCGCCGCCGTGGTGTCGATGCTCATCGGCAACATGTGGGGCGTCTCGACGGTGCTGTCGGGCATCGTGCAGGGACTCGGCGCCGAGCTGATCTTCGCCCTGTTCCTCTACGCGCGCTTCACGCTCCCGGTCGCGATGCTCTCGGGCATCGGCGCCGGCGTGGGCGCGTGGATCTTCGAGCTGTTCTACGGGGCATCGCCCAACATCCTGAAGACGCTCGAGTTCAACACGATCTACCTGGTCTCACTCATCGTCTCGGGCGCTCTGCTCGCCGGCCTCGTCGGCTGGCTCGCCGTGCGCGCGCTGGCAGCGACCGGTGCGCTCAGCCGCTTCGCCGCCGGCCGCGAGGCGCGACGCGAGGTCTGACGATGTCGACGACCCGCCCGGGGCGCGTCACCGCGCAGGGCTGGGGCTGGCGCTACGCCGGGCGCCGTGCCGCCGCCGTCCGCGACGTCAGCTTCGCCATCGAGCCCGGCGAGCGCGTGCTGCTGCTCGGCGCGTCCGGCGCCGGTAAGTCGACGCTCCTCGCCGGCATCGCCGGGCTCCTCGGCGGAGCCGACGAAGGCGACGAGACCGGTGCGCTGCTGATCGACGGCGAGCGGGCCGAGGCACATCGCGGCCGTGTCGGACTCGTGCTGCAGGACCCCGACGCCGGTGTGGTGCTCTCGAAGGTGGGCGACGACGTCGCCTTCGGGTGCGAGAACCTCGGGGTGCCGGCATCCGACATCCCGTCACGCGTCGCCGAGGCGATGGCCGACGTCGGGCTCGACGTCGCACTCTCGCACCCGACCAAGGCCCTCTCGGGCGGGCAGAAGCAGCGGCTCGCGCTCGCCGGGGTGCTCGCGATGCGACCGGGCGTGCTGCTGCTCGACGAGCCGACCGCCAACCTCGACCCGCTCGGGGTGCGCGAGGTGCGCGACAGCGTCGAGCGCGCGGTCGCGCGCACCGGCGCGACCCTCGTGGTGATCGAGCACCGCACCGCGGTCTGGGCCGACCTCATGGACCGCGTGATCGTGGTGAGCGCCGAGGGCGGCCTCCTCGCCGACGGTCCTCCCGCCGAGGTCTTCGCCCGGCACGGCGAGAGCCTCGCGGCGGCGGGCGTGTGGGTCCCCGGCATGCCCGTCGATCTGCCTGTGCTCTCGGATGGGCCGCTGCTCGCGCACGACCCCGCGGTCGCGGCATCCGGCCTCGCCATCTCGCGCGACGGTCGCAGCATCGTCCGTGCCGGACTCAACGTCGCCGCACCCCGCGGCTGCGCGACGGTGATCACCGGTCCCAACGGCGCCGGCAAGTCGACCCTCGCGCTCACCCTCGCCGGACTCCTCCCCGAGGCGGCGGGCGAGGTCGTCGCCGCGGTCGAGCTCGCGGCGCCGTCGGGTCGTCGTCCGTCGCGCTGGCGCTCGCGCGAGCTGCTCACTCGCATCGGCACCGTGTTCCAGGAGCCCGAGCACCAGTTCCTCGCGCAGACGGTGCGCGACGAGCTCGCCATCGGCCCGCGGTCACGGCGGATCGCCCCGGCCGCCGTCGACCTCATCGTCGACGAGCTGCTCGAGCGGCTGCACCTGACCCCGCTGGCCGGCGCGAACCCGTTCACCCTGTCGGGTGGGCAGAAGCGACGGCTCTCGGTGGCGACCGTGCTCGCCGACGCGCCGCCGGTGGTCGTGCTCGACGAACCCACGTTCGGGCAGGACCGCCGGGGGTGGAGCGAGCTCGTGGGACTTCTGCAGTCCGAGATCGTCGCCGGCACGACGGTGATCGCCGTCACGCACGACGACGACGTGCTCCGGCACCTCGGCGGCCACCGCATCGATCTGGGGCTCGATCTCGGAGCCGAGGTGCCCCGATGAGCGCGGTCGCCGTCGACGCCCCGGCCACGGCGCCGGCCTGGCTCGACCGGGTCAACCCGGTGTCGAAGATCGTGATCGCGCTCCTGCTGTCGGTGCCGCTCATGGTGTCGATCGACGCCGTCAGCTCCCTCGTGGCGATCCTGCTTGAGCTCGCGCTGCTTCCGCTCACCGGACTCGCGCTCGCGACGGTGGCGAAGCGGATGCTGCCCCTCGTGGTGTTCGCCCCGATCGCCGGGGTGAGCATGCTCCTCTACGCCGAGCCCGGCGGCACCGTCTACTGGTCGTTCTGGTACGCGACGATCAGCGACGAGTCGATCGCGCTCGCCGTGGCGGTGTCGCTGCGGGTCGTGGCGCTGGGGCTGCCGACGATCCTGCTGTTCGGGCGCACCGACCCCACCGAGCTGGCCGATGCGCTCGCCCAGGTCGCGAAGCTGCCGAGCAGGTTCGTGCTCGGGGTGCTCGCCGGCACGCGCACGCTCGGGCTCTTCCTCGACGACTGGCGCTCGATGACCCTCGCCCGCCGGGCGCGCGGCGTGGGTGACACCGGGGCGGTGCGCCGATTCTTCTCGATGGCCTTCGTGCTCCTCGTCTTCGCCGTTCGCCGTGGAACGAAGCTGGCGACGGCGATGGAGGCCCGCGGCTTCGGGTCGGGCATCACGCGCACCTGGTCGCGCCCGTCGCGCCTCCACGCCCGCGACGCGGTGGCGGTGGCGGGCGGATGCCTCGTCATCGCGGTCGCGATCGGCGCGGCGGTCGCCGCGGGCACGTTCCGCTTCGTGTGGTCCTGAGGCTCGCGGGCCGGGGCTGGACGGGGCGGGGCGGCGCCGTCGTCAGGCGTCCAGCCCGCGCACGAGCCGCACGGGTGCGGTGCGGCGGTAGGACGCGTCGATGAGCTCGGCGATCTCGTCCCAGTCGGCGGCGTCGGCGATGTCGAGTCCGAGCCAGCCGGCCGGACCGAGGTAGGCGGGCACCCAGTAGCGCCGGTCCTGTCGGAGTGCAGCCTCGTCGGCCGGGTCGGGCAGCACGAGCACCGCCTCGTCGTGGCGCACCCACTCGCCGTCGATCCGCTCCGAGCCGCCGAAGTAGCAGAACACCTTCTTGACGAAGAAGGTGGGGCGTCCGTGGCTGATCTTCTCGGCCGCCTCGGGCAGCGCGAGCGCGATCGCGCGCACCCGCGCGAGGAGCGGGTCGCCGGGCTCGAACATCGGCGGGTGCGGGTGGTCGCTCATGTCGCGTTCCACAGTTCCCGATAGAACGTCAGGCGCTCGCGGTCGGGCTCGATCCCGTAGGCCTCGATGAGGGCGTCCTCCCAGCCCGGCCCGTAGTTCCATTCGGTCGACATCGATGCGACGGCGATGTCGGCCCACCGGTCGGCGACGCCCAAGGCCCCGAGGTCGACGTGGCCGCACCACTCTCCGTCATCGCCGATGAGCGTGTTCGGGCAGCAGGCATCCCCGTGGCACACCACCAGCTCGTCGACGGGCGGCGCGTCATCCCCGGCCTCGGGCGGACGGATGCCGCGACCGGCGGCGTTCGCGAGTCGCGCCGGCACGCCCCAGTCGAACGGGCAGTCGACGACGGGCAGTGCGTCGTGCAGGGCGCGCAGCCCCGCGCCGACCGCGCGCACGGCGGTCGCGGGATCGGCGATCCAGCGAGGATCGACGGCCGAGAGACCCGGGAGCGCCGTCGTCACCATCCACTCGTGCGTCTCGTCGCCGCCGACCTCGAGCACCTGGGGCACCCGGATGAACGCGCCGGCCCACGCCATCCGCTCCGCTTCTGCGGCGAACGACGTCTCGCTCTGGCGCGGGCCGTGCTTGATGAACCGCCCGTCGTCGG is a window of Microbacterium terrae DNA encoding:
- a CDS encoding ECF transporter S component; this encodes MHASTSAHAAPATAHRFRWRVVDIVVAAVLGVALGLVFWAWNTVGYAWFTAMDALTPGLGGIAVGIWLIGGVIGGLVIRKPGAALLVEVLAAVVSMLIGNMWGVSTVLSGIVQGLGAELIFALFLYARFTLPVAMLSGIGAGVGAWIFELFYGASPNILKTLEFNTIYLVSLIVSGALLAGLVGWLAVRALAATGALSRFAAGREARREV
- a CDS encoding ABC transporter ATP-binding protein, producing MSTTRPGRVTAQGWGWRYAGRRAAAVRDVSFAIEPGERVLLLGASGAGKSTLLAGIAGLLGGADEGDETGALLIDGERAEAHRGRVGLVLQDPDAGVVLSKVGDDVAFGCENLGVPASDIPSRVAEAMADVGLDVALSHPTKALSGGQKQRLALAGVLAMRPGVLLLDEPTANLDPLGVREVRDSVERAVARTGATLVVIEHRTAVWADLMDRVIVVSAEGGLLADGPPAEVFARHGESLAAAGVWVPGMPVDLPVLSDGPLLAHDPAVAASGLAISRDGRSIVRAGLNVAAPRGCATVITGPNGAGKSTLALTLAGLLPEAAGEVVAAVELAAPSGRRPSRWRSRELLTRIGTVFQEPEHQFLAQTVRDELAIGPRSRRIAPAAVDLIVDELLERLHLTPLAGANPFTLSGGQKRRLSVATVLADAPPVVVLDEPTFGQDRRGWSELVGLLQSEIVAGTTVIAVTHDDDVLRHLGGHRIDLGLDLGAEVPR
- a CDS encoding energy-coupling factor transporter transmembrane component T family protein → MSAVAVDAPATAPAWLDRVNPVSKIVIALLLSVPLMVSIDAVSSLVAILLELALLPLTGLALATVAKRMLPLVVFAPIAGVSMLLYAEPGGTVYWSFWYATISDESIALAVAVSLRVVALGLPTILLFGRTDPTELADALAQVAKLPSRFVLGVLAGTRTLGLFLDDWRSMTLARRARGVGDTGAVRRFFSMAFVLLVFAVRRGTKLATAMEARGFGSGITRTWSRPSRLHARDAVAVAGGCLVIAVAIGAAVAAGTFRFVWS
- a CDS encoding MmcQ/YjbR family DNA-binding protein; translation: MSDHPHPPMFEPGDPLLARVRAIALALPEAAEKISHGRPTFFVKKVFCYFGGSERIDGEWVRHDEAVLVLPDPADEAALRQDRRYWVPAYLGPAGWLGLDIADAADWDEIAELIDASYRRTAPVRLVRGLDA
- a CDS encoding aminoglycoside 3'-phosphotransferase, translated to MSIPVTDTAVPPTVAALAGGARLEPVWRNDAGGLTFRTDDGRFIKHGPRQSETSFAAEAERMAWAGAFIRVPQVLEVGGDETHEWMVTTALPGLSAVDPRWIADPATAVRAVGAGLRALHDALPVVDCPFDWGVPARLANAAGRGIRPPEAGDDAPPVDELVVCHGDACCPNTLIGDDGEWCGHVDLGALGVADRWADIAVASMSTEWNYGPGWEDALIEAYGIEPDRERLTFYRELWNAT